The Halorientalis sp. IM1011 genome window below encodes:
- a CDS encoding DUF2270 domain-containing protein — translation MSDDEAPSGDDSDDVEPSRGSDRARESERDTPGRAEPLDPRVGEGLLDRDMGPSGAMAHLYRGEIHRMKLWRERLDKTTNWAVLLIAAVLTWAFSSEANPHYVILVGHAAVVMFLFIEARRYRAYDLWRSRVRKLQEHVWAVGLDPNIDLEESDWREELAADYRRPKLKISTEEAIAHRLRRVYFPLFTVLNGAWLLRVTAFAGTDWPASAAVGTIPGTLVTAVVAVLYVGALVICCRPRTWHTRGELLDADLRQDGD, via the coding sequence ATGAGCGACGATGAGGCTCCGTCCGGCGACGACTCGGACGACGTCGAGCCAAGCCGCGGCTCCGACCGCGCCCGCGAATCGGAGCGGGACACACCGGGCCGCGCCGAACCGCTCGATCCTCGCGTCGGCGAGGGCCTGCTGGACCGTGACATGGGACCGAGCGGGGCCATGGCGCACCTCTACCGTGGCGAGATCCACCGGATGAAGCTGTGGCGCGAGCGACTGGACAAGACTACCAACTGGGCGGTCCTGTTGATCGCGGCCGTGCTGACGTGGGCGTTCTCCAGCGAGGCCAATCCCCATTACGTGATCCTCGTCGGCCACGCCGCGGTCGTGATGTTCCTGTTCATCGAGGCGCGGCGCTACCGGGCCTACGACCTGTGGCGCTCACGCGTGCGAAAGCTGCAAGAACACGTCTGGGCCGTGGGGCTCGATCCCAATATCGACCTCGAAGAGTCCGACTGGCGCGAGGAACTGGCAGCGGACTACCGGCGACCGAAATTGAAGATCTCGACCGAGGAGGCCATCGCCCATCGGCTCCGGCGGGTCTACTTCCCGCTTTTCACCGTGCTGAACGGCGCGTGGCTCCTCCGAGTGACCGCCTTCGCGGGCACGGACTGGCCGGCGAGCGCGGCGGTCGGCACGATCCCCGGAACTCTCGTCACTGCAGTCGTCGCCGTGCTGTACGTCGGCGCACTGGTGATCTGCTGTCGACCACGGACCTGGCACACCCGAGGCGAACTGCTCGACGCGGATCTCAGACAGGACGGAGACTGA
- a CDS encoding universal stress protein, whose protein sequence is MRAVYATDLSEAIETAIGTRTCLECLGRYGIDTIDLVTVTSPNVTAGMPGSDVGKRTEAALERQRDLLEREGFAVETHVMRGTPHRRINGLADRVDANLVIVGSRGQSPLEQRLIGGTARNVARTSVRPLLVQRIVERDDDHEVADEHLFQRILYATDFSENAEHAFEQFDRLQTATKEALLVHVAPPKRRAGSGGVDDAEERLTDLGDDLRSRGIETTTQVREGVATDEILAAEAEFEPTTILLGARGKSPMRRLLLGSVSEDVTARANSNVLLVPPSRVR, encoded by the coding sequence ATGCGCGCAGTGTACGCGACCGACCTGTCGGAGGCGATCGAGACGGCAATCGGGACACGAACCTGTCTGGAGTGTCTCGGACGGTACGGGATCGACACGATCGACCTCGTCACCGTCACGAGCCCGAACGTCACGGCCGGAATGCCGGGGAGTGACGTGGGCAAGCGGACCGAGGCCGCCCTCGAACGACAGCGGGACCTCCTCGAACGCGAGGGATTCGCGGTCGAGACCCACGTGATGCGCGGGACGCCACACCGGCGGATCAACGGGCTGGCCGATCGCGTCGACGCGAATCTCGTGATCGTCGGCTCGCGGGGACAGAGCCCGCTCGAACAGCGGTTGATCGGCGGGACCGCACGGAACGTCGCGCGGACGAGCGTCCGCCCGCTGCTGGTCCAGCGGATCGTGGAACGCGACGACGACCACGAGGTGGCCGACGAACACCTCTTCCAGCGGATCCTCTACGCGACCGACTTCTCGGAGAACGCCGAGCACGCCTTCGAACAGTTCGACCGGCTCCAGACCGCGACGAAGGAGGCGCTCCTGGTTCACGTCGCGCCGCCGAAGCGACGGGCGGGGAGCGGCGGCGTCGACGACGCCGAGGAACGGTTGACCGACCTCGGCGACGACCTGCGATCCCGCGGGATCGAGACCACCACACAGGTTCGCGAAGGCGTCGCGACCGACGAGATACTGGCGGCCGAAGCCGAGTTCGAGCCGACGACGATCCTCCTGGGGGCACGCGGGAAGAGTCCGATGCGGCGGCTCCTGCTCGGGAGCGTCTCGGAGGACGTCACCGCCCGGGCGAACTCGAACGTCCTCCTGGTGCCGCCGTCACGGGTCCGCTGA
- a CDS encoding helix-turn-helix domain-containing protein: MSQSPTAVSSVKFADNASTDVTTVEETGRIQSVLDALHDADCRAILDATSRDALSANEVSDACDLPLSTTYRKLELLTDAGLLEERTRICTTGKHSSEYVRTVEDVVVTLGTSGEMGLEVSQHARPTSEQ; encoded by the coding sequence ATGAGCCAGTCACCGACCGCCGTTTCGTCCGTGAAGTTCGCCGACAACGCCTCGACCGACGTGACGACCGTCGAAGAAACCGGCAGGATTCAGAGCGTCCTCGATGCCCTCCACGATGCGGACTGCCGTGCTATCCTCGACGCGACGAGCAGGGACGCCCTCTCGGCGAACGAAGTCTCGGACGCCTGTGACCTGCCGCTCTCGACGACGTACCGCAAACTCGAACTGCTAACGGACGCGGGGCTGCTCGAAGAGCGCACGCGGATCTGTACCACCGGGAAACACAGCAGCGAGTACGTCCGCACCGTCGAGGACGTGGTCGTGACGCTCGGTACCAGTGGCGAGATGGGACTGGAAGTGAGCCAGCACGCCCGCCCCACCAGCGAGCAGTGA
- a CDS encoding helix-turn-helix domain-containing protein — MSSGIRATVEFSTPDICPIVEHATEAGATVDSVATSVRPSADAESTTEFSIDEELEPESDLTTVFSHGSTRRYRLVHDDEVSCPCACLGQFGCPVTRYVAREGHLTVVFHAADYEELQAVVGELRQQFPGVDIKRFVRAPAGETGRDSVLVDRSKLTDRQLEVLETAHEMGYFENPRRANATEIADELDINPSTFREHLSAAETKLLGDLL; from the coding sequence ATGTCGTCCGGGATCAGAGCGACAGTCGAATTTTCTACGCCCGACATCTGTCCGATCGTCGAACACGCTACCGAGGCAGGGGCGACGGTCGATTCGGTGGCGACCAGCGTCCGTCCATCAGCGGACGCCGAAAGCACGACGGAGTTCTCTATCGACGAGGAACTCGAACCCGAGAGTGACCTCACGACGGTGTTTTCCCACGGGTCGACACGGCGGTACCGGCTCGTCCACGACGACGAAGTGTCCTGTCCCTGCGCGTGTCTCGGACAGTTCGGCTGTCCAGTCACCCGATACGTCGCCAGGGAGGGGCACCTGACGGTCGTGTTTCACGCGGCCGATTACGAAGAGTTACAGGCCGTGGTGGGCGAACTCCGCCAGCAGTTTCCCGGTGTCGACATCAAGCGGTTCGTTCGGGCCCCGGCCGGTGAAACCGGGCGCGACTCCGTACTGGTCGACCGGAGCAAACTCACCGACCGCCAACTAGAGGTGCTGGAGACGGCCCACGAGATGGGCTACTTCGAGAACCCGCGACGGGCCAACGCGACGGAGATCGCCGACGAACTCGACATCAACCCCTCGACCTTTCGGGAGCACCTCTCGGCGGCCGAGACGAAACTGCTCGGCGACCTGCTCTGA
- a CDS encoding AarF/ABC1/UbiB kinase family protein encodes MTGFVRRYLLVVARFLPFAVAFLRDRRRFLLFGGQRRLDEGAHRRRAERMRDTMLELGPAFVKVGQVLSTRPDIVPPPYADVFGTLQDEVPEDAGGDPRAVVEAELGDELDLSTLETVAGGSLAYVYTVEYRGERIALKVRRPGLKSVIERDLQVVRALVPVIGVFVDERQKFSIRNAADDFEEIIVDELDFDRERAVMQDIRNNLADDDRVVVPATYEELSSERILAMDYLTGRKITDEDAFEGVDVTPHELAERIATIYLEMGLVDGVFHADPHPGNLAVTDDGRLLIYDFGMSERLSDRVQTDIIGLYRALVRRDVHELVDALIALEVLDPGVDRAEVGRVLELVIENLEGRSEVTWRAIITELTTMLQDFPFRIPPDVMLLIRVGTVGEGVCRQLDPEFDFLVVIRQFLVEQGFIERELEGMVEEAWTDAQRSLPALTRLPARLDRTLDRLERGELVVRTERANGAPQRDRLGYAVLAGALAITASILTVQDGPFAVVAGGLGAVFLVAYLVARRNS; translated from the coding sequence ATGACGGGGTTCGTCCGCCGGTATCTCCTCGTCGTCGCCCGGTTTCTCCCGTTTGCCGTCGCGTTTCTCCGTGACCGACGGCGGTTCCTGCTGTTCGGGGGGCAAAGACGGCTCGACGAGGGTGCCCATCGTCGTCGGGCCGAACGGATGCGCGATACGATGCTCGAACTCGGGCCGGCGTTCGTCAAGGTTGGCCAGGTCCTCTCGACACGGCCGGACATCGTCCCGCCTCCCTACGCGGACGTGTTCGGGACGCTGCAGGACGAGGTCCCGGAGGACGCTGGTGGCGATCCGCGTGCGGTGGTCGAAGCCGAACTCGGGGACGAACTCGACCTCTCGACACTCGAGACCGTCGCCGGCGGGTCGCTCGCGTACGTCTACACGGTCGAGTATCGTGGGGAGCGGATCGCACTGAAGGTCCGTCGCCCCGGGCTGAAATCGGTAATCGAACGCGACCTCCAGGTCGTCCGTGCGCTGGTGCCGGTGATCGGCGTCTTCGTCGACGAGCGCCAGAAGTTCTCGATTCGCAACGCGGCCGACGACTTTGAAGAGATCATCGTCGACGAACTGGATTTCGACCGGGAGCGAGCGGTGATGCAGGACATCCGCAACAATCTGGCCGACGACGATCGGGTCGTGGTGCCGGCCACCTACGAGGAGTTGTCCTCCGAGCGGATCCTGGCGATGGACTATCTGACCGGGCGCAAGATAACCGACGAGGACGCGTTCGAGGGCGTCGACGTGACGCCACACGAACTGGCCGAACGGATCGCGACGATCTACCTGGAGATGGGGCTGGTCGACGGTGTGTTTCACGCGGACCCGCACCCGGGCAACCTCGCCGTCACGGACGACGGGCGGCTGTTGATATACGACTTCGGCATGAGCGAGCGGCTCTCTGACCGGGTTCAGACGGACATTATCGGCCTCTATCGGGCGCTCGTCCGGCGTGACGTCCACGAACTGGTCGACGCACTGATCGCACTGGAGGTCCTCGACCCCGGCGTCGACCGCGCGGAGGTCGGTCGGGTGCTCGAACTCGTCATCGAGAATCTCGAGGGTCGTTCGGAGGTCACCTGGCGGGCGATCATAACCGAACTGACGACGATGTTGCAGGATTTCCCGTTCCGGATTCCGCCGGACGTGATGTTGCTCATCCGGGTCGGAACCGTCGGTGAAGGCGTCTGTCGACAACTCGACCCGGAGTTCGACTTTCTGGTCGTCATCCGGCAGTTCCTCGTCGAACAGGGGTTCATCGAACGCGAACTCGAAGGGATGGTCGAGGAAGCCTGGACAGATGCACAGCGGTCACTCCCTGCGCTCACGCGTCTTCCAGCGCGACTCGACCGAACGCTGGACCGACTCGAACGCGGTGAACTCGTCGTGCGGACCGAACGGGCGAACGGGGCCCCTCAGAGAGATCGACTCGGATACGCCGTTCTCGCGGGCGCGCTGGCCATTACCGCGTCGATACTGACCGTACAGGACGGTCCGTTCGCGGTCGTCGCAGGTGGGCTGGGAGCCGTCTTCCTCGTCGCGTATCTGGTCGCCCGTCGAAATAGCTGA
- a CDS encoding pyridoxamine 5'-phosphate oxidase family protein — MALDQQTSLSMDETDTVLARHETGVLSLARDDEPYAIPISYGYDSDQRQFYLRLVSTPESEKRAFLGSSPQVRLVVYENENDVYRSVVAVGTLEQIPRSELTIEHVEQYGDAKRPLFEIWGKSKEDLDIQLYQLVPEELSGREVNIDEALDTA; from the coding sequence ATGGCTCTGGATCAGCAGACGTCGCTGTCGATGGACGAGACCGACACGGTTCTCGCCCGTCACGAAACCGGAGTGTTGTCGCTCGCACGCGACGACGAGCCGTACGCGATACCGATCTCCTATGGGTACGATAGTGACCAACGGCAGTTCTATCTGCGACTCGTCTCGACGCCGGAAAGCGAGAAACGTGCGTTTCTCGGCTCTTCACCACAGGTCCGACTCGTCGTCTACGAGAACGAAAACGACGTGTACAGGAGCGTCGTCGCAGTCGGGACACTCGAACAGATCCCCCGGTCGGAGTTGACCATCGAACACGTCGAACAGTACGGTGACGCCAAACGCCCGCTGTTCGAGATCTGGGGGAAGTCCAAGGAAGATCTCGACATTCAGCTGTATCAGCTCGTCCCCGAGGAGTTGAGCGGCCGGGAAGTGAACATCGACGAGGCACTGGATACTGCCTGA